The Streptomyces sp. A2-16 sequence TGATGTCCGCCTCGAACTCCGGGAAGTACGAGATCACCGGGTCGTCCAGTCGGATCAGCCCCTCGGCGACGGCGAACCCGGCGGCCGTGGCGGTGAAGCTCTTGCTGAGCGAGTACAGGAGCTGGGGCCGGTCCGGGGCGTACGGCGCCCACCAGCCGGAGGCCACGACCTGGCCGTGCCGCAGCAGCATCAGGCTGTGCGGGTGAAGGTTCGGTTCTGCTTCGAGGGCGTCGAGGAAGGCCTGTATACCGGCCGCGTCGACGCCCTGGGCTGCGGGAGTGCTCGTGGGCAGGGAACTCATACGGGCATCCTCCCCCCTTCACCGGCCTTGATCGAGAGGGCCCGGGAAGCCCGTTTTCCCCTCCGGTCACCGGGGACCCGGAACCCATGGTGCAGATCGGATACACGATGATGACCGAGCAGGCCGGCCCCCGGGAGCTGGTGGGCCATGTGGTGCGGGCCGAGGAGGCGGGCTACGACTTCTCGGTGACCTCGGACCACTACTTCCCGTGGCTGCGGTCGCAGGGACACTCGCCGTACGCGTGGAGCGTGCTCGGGGCGGCCGCCCAGGCCACCTCGCGCATTCCGCTGATGACCTACGTGACGTGTCCCTCCTTCCGCTACCACCCGGCGGTGGTGGCGCAGAAGGCGGCGACGATGCAGCTGCTCTCCGAGGGCCGCTTCCGGCTGGGACTGGGCTCGGGCGAGAACCTCAACGAGCATGTGGTGGGCGGCGGCTGGCCGTCGGCCGACGTACGGCACGAGATGCTGGAAGAGGCGATGGAGATCATCCGCGCGCTGTTCCGGGGTGGCCATGTGAACCACCGCGGGACCCACTTCGACGTGGAGTCGGCGCGGTTGTGGGACCTGCCGGACGAGCCGCCGCAGATCGGTCTGGCCGTCTCCGGCGAGCAGTCGTGCGAACTGGCCGGCCGCCTCGCCGACCTGGTGATCGCCACCGAGCCCAAGGCGGACCTGCTGGACGCGTTCGACCGGCACGGCGGCGAGGGCAAGCCGCGGGTGGGGCAGCTGCCCGTCTGCTACGACACCGACCGGGACACCGCCATCAAGCGGGCGCACTCCCAGTTCCGCTGGTTCGGGAACGGCTGGAAGGTCAACTCCGAACTCCCGCATCCGGATTCGTTCGAGTCGGCCACTCAGTTCGTCACACCCGACGACGTCGCGGTGTCGATCCCGTGCGGTGCCGACCCCGAAGCCTTCGTCGAGGCCGTACGGCCGTACGCGGAGGCGGGGTTCACCGAGATCGCCCTGGTGCAGATCGGCGGCGACTCGCAACCGGAGTTCCTGGACTGGTCGGAGAAGACACTGCTGCCCGCGCTGCGCGACGCGTTCGCCTGAGCGAGCCGGGCTGCCGGGGCGGTACCGAGGGGTGCAATAGGCTTCCCAACCGCACGTCGTGCGGTCCGTACCAGCCCTGCCCAGGAGAAACACCCGTGACCCTAGCGATCGACCCGTCCGAGGCGTCGGGCCCCGTTCCGGCCGAGCAGTCGGTTGAGACGCCGGTGGAGAGGCCGGTGGAGACGCCGGTTCAGGCATCGGCCGAATCGTCCCCCTCGCCCCTGCATGACCTCGTGGCGCGGGACGCCCGTGAGTTCGGGGTCTACGCGCGGACCGGCGGCTGGGCCTTCGGCCTGATGGTGGCGCGCAGTGTCCGCCCCGGCGGCCAGAGCGCGGACGAGACGCCGAAGGTGTCCGCGAAGGAGTTCGCCGAGCTCGCCGGCTGCTCGCCCGAGCGCGTCATGCGCTACTACAAGGCCTGGGACCGGGCCGCCGACGACGGAATGGTCCCGCACTTCGAGGCGCTGGCGCCCGGCCAGGAGGTGGAGCTGCCGGACTCGGACGTGTGGCTGAGCTACTACTCCTCCCGCAGCAGTGCCACGTCCGACCGCGGCACGGCCATCGCGGAGGCCGCCGAGGCCGAGGGCATCCGCCCGACCAAGGCGCTGGAGGTCGCGGAGAACCCGACCGCGCTGCGGGCCGCGATCCTCGCCGACCCCTCCACGGCCCGGGCCGCGCGCAGCGCGCTGCTCGACCGGATCAAGGAGGACCCGGAGCTGCAGGCCTCGCTGGCCCGGGACGTGGTGCGCACCGACGACCTGAAGAAGGCCGTGGCCACCGAGAGCAGGGCGGCCGACCGCATCGGATACGTGCGCCAGATCGCCGAGTCGGGCCAGGTGAAGACCCCGGCCGGGCAGACCATCGACGCCCCGGTGGACCTCCGCCAGGAGGCCGAGCGCCATCTGTCCCTCCTCGAGGAGCTGGAGGAGGACGAGGACACCGGCGAGTGGGCGGCCGAGGCGTTCGACACCATGAAGTCCCTCGTCGCCGAGGCCGTGGAGGCCGATCCCGAACTCCGCGTCCAGGAACGGCGGACGAAGTTCTACAGCAGTCTCCAGAAGGCGACCAAGGCCTTCGAGGAGCTGACCTTCGACGACGCCCAGGACTTCTACGAGGACGACATGGTCCAGCAGCTGGAGGAACTCCAGCAGGCCATCGCCTCGTGCATCACGGCGCTGCGGGGCGCGAAGGGGAATCACCCGGAAGGCTGAGCATCTTGGCCGTAGGAGGGGTACTAGAGGGCTCTACGTCGTTCTCCCCGGAGGCCTCCAGGTGAACTCCTTCGTCCACAGGACCGCGCACAAGACGCTCGTCGTGCAGCTCCAGGCGGGCGGCACGGGCCGCTGCCCCGTGCTCGCCCACCTCGGGTACGACGCGGCGGACCCGTTCGCCGTCACCGCGGTGTTCAGCCATGACGGCCGGGTGCTGGCGCGGTGGCGGCTGGACCGCGAGATGCTCGCCGAGGGTCTGAGCGGTCCGGTCGGGGTCGGGGACGTGCGGCTGCGCCCGGTCTCGACCGGTGTCTGGGAGGAACTGCGCATGGAGTTCTTCGGCGACGCCCGCGCCGACGGGGGCCGCCAGCACGCCGTGGTCTTCGCCTGGGCCCCGGCGCTGGCGTCCTTCCTGCGCGAGACCCGCGAGATCGTGCCGCCGGGGCAGGAGGAGGTCAGCGTGGACGACTTCCTGGCCTCGGTCCTCGCGGGCGGCTGAGACGGGTGCCGGTGCGTACGCGGCCTGAGCAGCCGTACTCATGCCGCCGTCGTCCCCCTGCCCCGACGATGAGGGCTCCTGAGACGAGGAGCACCTCATGACCGCTGTGCGACGGCCCCTGCCCGTCCTGCTCGCGTGGGTCGTGGTCGCCGCGCTGGCCCTGTCCGCCTGGGGCCCGCGCGACCGCACCACCTGGTTCCTGGAGACCGCGTGGGTCCTGGCCGGGCTGCCGCTGCTCGTGCTGACCCGGCGCCGCTTCCCGCTGACCGACCTGTTGTACGTTCTGCTGGCGGTCCACGCGCTCGTGCTGATCGTCGGCGGCCACTACACCTACGCACAGGTCCCGCTCGGCGACTGGGTGCGCGACACCTTCGCGCTCGACCGCAATCCGTACGACCGTTTCGGCCACCTCATGCAGGGCTTCGTGCCGGCGGTTCTCGTACGGGAGCTGCTCAGCCGTACGTCACCGCTGCGGGGCAGCCGCTGGCTGGCGCCGCTGACGGTGTGCGCCTGTCTGGCCTTCAGCGCCGTCTTCGAGATGCTGGAGTGGGCGGCCGCCGTGATCGGCGGTCAGGCGGCGGACGCCTTCCTGGCCACGCAGGGCGATGTGTGGGACACCCAGTGGGACATGTTCTGCGCGCTGATCGGCGCCACGGTGTCCGTGCTCGTGCTGAGCCGCCTGCACGACCGGCAGTTGGACGGGCCGCGCCTCACTTCGCCGTGTAGCGATGCCGGGTCCACAGCGGAAGCGCGAACCAGCACAGCAGGTACCAGGCCACGACTCCCGTGACGAGCCAGGGCACCCAGTCGTCATGGGTCGCGACGCGCAGGACCAGCAGGAGCGCGGAGGTCATGGTGAGCAGCAGCAGGAGCAGGCCCATGAAGGTCAGGCGCGAGGCCCACTGCACGGCCTGGGGCTTCATGCGCTGCCCCGAGACGAGGCGGTGCAGCGACACCGGTCCGATCAGGGCACCGGTCGCACAGGCGCCCAGCACGACGGTCACTATGTAGATGACCTGGTCGGCGTGGGCCAGGTCGTGGTATTTCGGTGTGAAGACCACGGTGAGCAGGAAGCCGAACAGGATCTGTACACCCGTCTGCGCCACCCGGACCTCTTGGATGAGCTCGGCCCATTTGCGGTCCGCGCGCTCTTCCTCGGTCTCGTCGCGCCCCGTCCGTCTCTCCGTCTCGACCATGCCGTACAGGTATCCGGTGCCTGATCGTTCAAACAGCGCGGCTCCGGGAAGCGGCGCGGGGCCGCGTCCCGGAGCCGGGCGGGGTCACCAGCGGTTCTCGACCTGCTCCTTGATCCGGCGGTCGTACAGGTCGCGGATGGCCGTGAGGGTCTCCTCGGACAGCGGCGGCAGCTTGGCGGCGGCCGCGTTGGCGCGGGCCTGTTCGGGGTTGCGGGCGCCGGGGATGACGGTGGTGACGCCGGGCTGCTCGATGATCCAGCGCAGGGCGAGCTGGGCCGGGGTGTAGCCCTCGGGGGCCAGTGCGGAGAACTCGGCGGCGGCCTCGACACCGGTCGTGTAGTCCACGCCGGAGAAGGTCTCGCCGACGTCGAAGGCCTCCCCGTGCCGGTTGTAGGCACGGTGGTCGTTCTCCGGGAAGACCGTGTCCCTGGTGTACTTGCCGGACAGCAGGCCCGACGCGAGCGGGACCCGGGCGATGATGCCGACGCCCGCCTCCTGAGCGGCGGGCAGCACCTCGCGCAGCGGCTTCATGCGGAAGGCGTTGAGGATGATCTGCACGCTCGCCACACCGGGCCGGGCGATCGCGGTCAGGGCCTCCTC is a genomic window containing:
- a CDS encoding LLM class F420-dependent oxidoreductase, giving the protein MVQIGYTMMTEQAGPRELVGHVVRAEEAGYDFSVTSDHYFPWLRSQGHSPYAWSVLGAAAQATSRIPLMTYVTCPSFRYHPAVVAQKAATMQLLSEGRFRLGLGSGENLNEHVVGGGWPSADVRHEMLEEAMEIIRALFRGGHVNHRGTHFDVESARLWDLPDEPPQIGLAVSGEQSCELAGRLADLVIATEPKADLLDAFDRHGGEGKPRVGQLPVCYDTDRDTAIKRAHSQFRWFGNGWKVNSELPHPDSFESATQFVTPDDVAVSIPCGADPEAFVEAVRPYAEAGFTEIALVQIGGDSQPEFLDWSEKTLLPALRDAFA
- a CDS encoding SsgA family sporulation/cell division regulator; the encoded protein is MNSFVHRTAHKTLVVQLQAGGTGRCPVLAHLGYDAADPFAVTAVFSHDGRVLARWRLDREMLAEGLSGPVGVGDVRLRPVSTGVWEELRMEFFGDARADGGRQHAVVFAWAPALASFLRETREIVPPGQEEVSVDDFLASVLAGG
- a CDS encoding DUF2238 domain-containing protein, producing MTAVRRPLPVLLAWVVVAALALSAWGPRDRTTWFLETAWVLAGLPLLVLTRRRFPLTDLLYVLLAVHALVLIVGGHYTYAQVPLGDWVRDTFALDRNPYDRFGHLMQGFVPAVLVRELLSRTSPLRGSRWLAPLTVCACLAFSAVFEMLEWAAAVIGGQAADAFLATQGDVWDTQWDMFCALIGATVSVLVLSRLHDRQLDGPRLTSPCSDAGSTAEARTSTAGTRPRLP
- a CDS encoding DUF6328 family protein; the encoded protein is MVETERRTGRDETEEERADRKWAELIQEVRVAQTGVQILFGFLLTVVFTPKYHDLAHADQVIYIVTVVLGACATGALIGPVSLHRLVSGQRMKPQAVQWASRLTFMGLLLLLLTMTSALLLVLRVATHDDWVPWLVTGVVAWYLLCWFALPLWTRHRYTAK
- a CDS encoding aldo/keto reductase, producing MDERTFGRSQQHASVVGLGTWQLGADWGDVDDKEALSVLEAAAESGVTFFDTADVYGDGRSEQTIATFLSGRPDLHVLVATKMGRRVDQIPENYVLDNFRAWNDRSRRNLGVDRIDLVQLHCPPTPVYSTDEVFDALDTLVEEERIAHYGVSVETCEEALTAIARPGVASVQIILNAFRMKPLREVLPAAQEAGVGIIARVPLASGLLSGKYTRDTVFPENDHRAYNRHGEAFDVGETFSGVDYTTGVEAAAEFSALAPEGYTPAQLALRWIIEQPGVTTVIPGARNPEQARANAAAAKLPPLSEETLTAIRDLYDRRIKEQVENRW